A window of the Vibrio pomeroyi genome harbors these coding sequences:
- a CDS encoding OmpA family protein: MKKITLALALAIALTGCQATQRQNATTGESETNSATQGALIGALAGAVAGAATGDSKDRGKRALIGAAGGAAVGGGIGYYFDRQEAALREELMNSGVQVERVGENQLLLRLENGIGFDSGSYALESSIHNTLRGVARILVEYPDTSLVIEGHTDSTGSESTNQILSERRAESVRAFLISQDVAAGRAIARGNGERYPLCDNNTSQGRACNRRVEIQILPLK; encoded by the coding sequence TTGAAAAAAATCACACTAGCCCTAGCGCTTGCTATCGCTTTAACGGGTTGTCAGGCAACTCAACGCCAAAACGCAACAACTGGCGAATCTGAGACGAACTCTGCAACTCAAGGCGCTCTAATTGGTGCACTTGCTGGTGCCGTTGCTGGTGCTGCTACCGGTGACTCTAAAGACCGTGGTAAACGTGCACTTATTGGTGCAGCAGGCGGTGCGGCTGTTGGCGGTGGTATTGGTTACTACTTTGACCGACAAGAAGCAGCACTTCGTGAAGAGCTAATGAACTCTGGCGTTCAAGTAGAACGTGTTGGTGAGAATCAACTTCTACTTCGCCTAGAAAACGGCATCGGCTTTGATTCTGGTTCTTACGCTTTGGAATCAAGCATTCACAACACACTTCGCGGCGTTGCGCGTATCCTGGTTGAATACCCAGACACAAGCCTAGTGATCGAAGGTCACACGGACAGCACTGGCAGTGAGTCGACTAACCAAATCCTTTCTGAGCGTCGTGCTGAATCTGTTCGTGCATTCTTGATCTCTCAAGATGTAGCAGCAGGTCGTGCTATTGCTCGTGGTAATGGTGAACGTTACCCTCTATGTGATAACAACACGTCTCAAGGTCGTGCTTGTAACCGTCGCGTAGAAATTCAAATCTTGCCGCTTAAGTAG
- a CDS encoding SulA-like leucine-rich domain-containing protein has product MIQAHVKAQHSSPLVHCAFTSVSRKSKNSNEEALFARMALLSNQHQWLLFTAQTPRPSAKQLKQHNVCCDRIIHMKASHQMTEVETVEKAIRSKNASAIVASASIDQFSQQYLRTLGMRFQCEVFFMDANSERIH; this is encoded by the coding sequence ATGATTCAAGCACACGTTAAAGCCCAACACTCTAGCCCGCTAGTTCACTGCGCATTTACATCAGTTTCTCGTAAAAGCAAAAATTCAAACGAGGAAGCGTTGTTCGCAAGAATGGCGTTGCTGTCCAATCAACATCAGTGGTTGCTGTTTACAGCGCAAACACCAAGACCATCGGCTAAGCAGCTTAAGCAACACAACGTGTGCTGCGACCGCATTATTCACATGAAAGCCTCTCACCAGATGACGGAAGTTGAAACGGTTGAGAAAGCCATCCGTTCAAAAAATGCGAGTGCGATTGTTGCGAGCGCATCGATTGATCAGTTCAGCCAGCAATACCTAAGAACATTAGGAATGCGCTTTCAATGTGAAGTCTTCTTTATGGATGCAAATTCAGAGCGCATTCACTAA
- a CDS encoding SanA/YdcF family protein, whose protein sequence is MKFDSHIYRSYLSKAYKKLQGFLFGAFLVFLVGSASVIAIDYWVSWQAEDRIIYDVDEVPELEVAVVLGTSKYLGRTLNDYYKYRIEAAIELFDREKVDQFLLSGDNAHRSYNEPWTMKRDLLKAGVPDERINLDYAGFRTLDSIVRAKKIFDTDNFLIITQKFHCERALFIANSYDIHAQCLAVSGPTHHSGTSIRLREVFARTKAFLDLYIMGTTPKFLGPKEPIQPSPKPESFPIPNPMTDPSVNPVVEPTTNPIADPAETDV, encoded by the coding sequence GTGAAATTCGATTCTCACATTTACCGTAGCTACCTATCAAAAGCTTACAAAAAACTGCAAGGTTTTCTGTTTGGCGCTTTCCTCGTGTTCTTAGTAGGCAGCGCTTCGGTTATTGCGATCGATTATTGGGTTTCATGGCAAGCAGAAGACCGCATCATTTACGATGTTGATGAAGTGCCTGAGCTTGAAGTTGCGGTGGTACTTGGCACCAGCAAGTATTTGGGTAGAACACTCAACGACTATTATAAGTATCGAATTGAAGCCGCGATTGAGCTCTTCGACCGTGAAAAAGTCGACCAGTTTCTGTTAAGTGGTGACAACGCTCATCGCTCTTACAATGAACCGTGGACGATGAAACGAGATTTGCTGAAAGCCGGTGTGCCTGATGAACGTATTAATCTCGATTATGCAGGGTTTAGGACATTAGACTCGATTGTTCGCGCTAAAAAGATCTTCGACACTGACAACTTCCTGATCATCACTCAGAAATTCCACTGTGAAAGAGCACTGTTTATCGCTAATTCTTACGATATTCATGCACAATGTTTAGCGGTTTCAGGTCCTACTCACCATTCAGGCACCTCTATCCGTTTACGTGAAGTTTTTGCGCGTACCAAAGCCTTCTTAGACTTGTATATTATGGGGACAACGCCAAAGTTCCTTGGACCTAAAGAGCCTATTCAACCGAGTCCAAAACCAGAATCATTTCCGATTCCAAACCCTATGACTGACCCCTCTGTAAACCCTGTTGTAGAGCCTACAACAAACCCTATTGCAGACCCAGCAGAGACGGATGTGTAG
- a CDS encoding phosphoribosylaminoimidazolesuccinocarboxamide synthase, with the protein MSLADQVLAVNDDLPIRTDKPVHSGKVRSVYWLTEEDSQRLIKEKGYDVAPDAPLAIMVISDRISAFDCIWRGEGNLKGVPGKGAALNAISNHWFKLFKDNGLADSHILDIPHPFVWIVQKARPVMIEAICRQYITGSMWRAYANGEREFCGIEMPEGLEKDKKLPELLITPSTKGILKGIPGVPEADDVNITRNNIEDNFAAFNFTQASDIAHYEKLLKEGFNVISQALAKVDQTFVDTKFEFGYVNDAQGKEKLIYMDEVGTPDSSRIWDTQEYDNGNIVENSKEGFRQFLLNYFPDADILLNKERMPEREALARDNELPLDALMSLSRTYLDIAAKITGAEIVLSDNPKQEIIDVLRADYGLID; encoded by the coding sequence ATGAGCCTTGCTGATCAAGTTCTTGCCGTAAATGATGACCTACCAATCCGTACTGACAAACCTGTCCACAGTGGCAAGGTTCGCTCAGTCTACTGGTTAACTGAAGAAGATAGCCAACGACTAATTAAAGAGAAAGGCTACGACGTAGCACCCGATGCGCCTCTAGCTATCATGGTGATCAGTGATCGTATCTCTGCGTTTGATTGTATCTGGCGCGGTGAAGGTAATCTTAAAGGTGTTCCAGGTAAGGGAGCGGCTCTGAATGCTATCTCTAACCACTGGTTCAAATTGTTTAAAGACAACGGCCTTGCTGACAGTCATATCCTTGATATCCCTCATCCATTCGTATGGATTGTACAAAAAGCTCGCCCAGTAATGATTGAAGCGATTTGTCGTCAATACATTACAGGTTCTATGTGGCGTGCGTACGCGAACGGCGAACGTGAATTCTGCGGTATTGAGATGCCTGAAGGCCTAGAGAAAGACAAGAAGCTGCCTGAGCTACTCATCACGCCTTCTACTAAAGGGATTCTGAAAGGCATTCCTGGTGTACCAGAAGCTGACGATGTGAACATCACACGTAACAACATCGAAGATAACTTTGCAGCGTTCAACTTTACTCAAGCAAGTGACATCGCGCATTACGAAAAGCTACTAAAAGAAGGCTTCAACGTGATCAGCCAAGCACTGGCGAAAGTAGACCAAACCTTCGTTGATACCAAGTTTGAGTTTGGTTACGTGAACGATGCTCAAGGCAAAGAGAAGCTAATCTACATGGACGAAGTCGGTACTCCAGATTCATCTCGTATTTGGGATACTCAGGAATACGACAATGGCAACATCGTTGAAAACTCGAAAGAGGGTTTCCGTCAGTTCTTGCTTAACTACTTCCCTGATGCAGACATTCTGTTGAACAAAGAACGTATGCCAGAGCGCGAAGCATTAGCGCGTGATAATGAACTTCCTTTGGACGCATTAATGTCGCTTTCTCGCACTTACCTTGATATCGCAGCGAAAATCACAGGTGCTGAGATTGTATTGAGCGACAATCCGAAGCAAGAGATCATCGACGTATTACGTGCAGACTACGGACTGATCGATTAA
- a CDS encoding NAD-dependent malic enzyme yields the protein MNNDKRPLYIPYAGPALLSTPLLNKGSAFSAEERSSFNLEGLLPETTETIQEQVGRAYKQYCNFESDMDKHIYLRNIQDTNETLFYRLVQNHISEMMPIIYTPTVGAACENFSNIYRRGRGLFISYPNRDRIDDLLNNATNHNVKVIVVTDGERILGLGDQGIGGMGIPIGKLALYTACGGISPAYMLPIVLDVGTNNPQRLADPMYMGWRHPRITGADYDAFVEEFIQAVQRRWPDALVQFEDFAQKNAMPLLERYKDRICCFNDDIQGTAAVTVGSLLAACKAANSKLSDQRITFLGAGSAGCGIAEAIIAQMVSEGISDAQARSQVYMVDRWGLLQEGMQNLLDFQQRLVQTNANTKDWESDGTGFSLLDVVRHAKPTVLVGVSGAPGLFSKEVIKEMNLHCERPIVFPLSNPTSRVEATPNDIIRWTDGQALVATGSPFEPVVHNGTTYPIAQCNNSYIFPGIGLGVLAVNASRITDEMLMESSRALATCSPLAINGSGALLPPLEEIHTVSKKIAFAVGKKAIEQGVALEITEEALQQAIDQHFWQPVYRRYKRTAF from the coding sequence ATGAACAACGATAAACGCCCTCTATATATCCCTTATGCTGGTCCTGCTCTACTTAGTACCCCTCTTTTAAACAAAGGCAGCGCATTCTCTGCTGAAGAGCGCAGTTCTTTCAACCTTGAAGGTTTGTTACCGGAAACAACCGAAACAATCCAGGAGCAAGTAGGACGTGCATACAAACAATATTGTAACTTCGAAAGTGATATGGATAAGCATATCTACCTTCGTAACATCCAAGACACTAATGAAACGCTTTTTTATCGTTTAGTTCAAAACCACATTTCTGAAATGATGCCTATCATTTACACGCCAACGGTTGGCGCAGCATGTGAGAACTTCTCAAATATTTACCGTCGTGGTCGTGGTCTGTTTATCTCTTACCCGAACCGCGATCGTATCGATGATCTACTGAATAATGCGACAAACCACAATGTTAAAGTTATCGTGGTTACGGATGGTGAGCGCATTCTTGGTTTGGGAGACCAAGGTATCGGTGGCATGGGTATTCCAATCGGTAAGCTAGCACTTTACACAGCGTGTGGCGGTATCAGCCCTGCTTACATGCTACCAATCGTACTTGATGTAGGTACAAATAACCCTCAACGTCTTGCAGACCCAATGTACATGGGCTGGCGTCACCCTCGTATCACAGGTGCTGACTACGATGCATTCGTTGAAGAGTTCATCCAAGCGGTTCAACGTCGTTGGCCTGATGCTCTAGTTCAGTTCGAAGATTTCGCACAAAAGAACGCAATGCCACTGCTTGAGCGTTACAAAGATCGCATCTGTTGTTTCAACGATGATATCCAAGGTACAGCAGCAGTAACGGTAGGTTCTCTACTTGCAGCATGTAAAGCAGCAAACAGCAAACTTTCAGACCAACGTATTACCTTCTTAGGTGCGGGTTCTGCGGGTTGTGGTATTGCTGAAGCTATCATTGCTCAAATGGTGTCTGAAGGTATCAGCGATGCACAAGCACGCTCTCAAGTTTACATGGTTGACCGTTGGGGTCTGCTACAGGAAGGCATGCAGAACCTGCTTGATTTCCAACAGCGCCTAGTTCAAACCAACGCGAATACTAAAGATTGGGAAAGCGATGGCACTGGCTTCTCACTACTAGACGTTGTTCGTCACGCAAAACCAACAGTATTGGTTGGTGTATCTGGTGCGCCGGGTCTGTTCAGCAAAGAAGTTATCAAAGAGATGAACCTTCACTGCGAACGCCCTATCGTGTTCCCACTGTCGAACCCAACTAGCCGTGTTGAAGCAACGCCAAACGACATCATTCGTTGGACTGATGGCCAAGCACTTGTAGCAACAGGTAGCCCATTTGAGCCAGTGGTTCACAACGGCACGACTTACCCAATCGCTCAGTGTAACAACAGCTACATCTTCCCAGGTATTGGCCTTGGTGTACTGGCTGTGAACGCTTCACGCATCACTGACGAAATGCTAATGGAATCGAGCCGTGCGCTTGCAACATGTTCTCCGCTAGCAATCAACGGTTCAGGCGCTCTACTTCCACCATTGGAAGAGATCCACACAGTATCTAAGAAGATCGCTTTTGCTGTTGGTAAGAAAGCGATTGAACAAGGTGTTGCACTAGAGATCACTGAAGAAGCACTACAACAAGCGATTGACCAGCACTTCTGGCAGCCGGTTTACCGTCGCTACAAGCGTACTGCATTCTAA
- a CDS encoding J domain-containing protein produces the protein MLILSNFLSSSPLRTLLLTFIFATIQLFSTHLVHAESSPQQPLDSQPQDPASQYQLAQAYELGTDVPKNIDDAFYWYSQSADNGNAAAQFKLGEWYLAGTSVEQDNKQALEWFIKAALQGNKQAPLEVAKIYESSLDKELLQPLDEAQLWYEAALKDNPHGEDGYNRILEAQFNQQRAKQISSIEQLDDSIDSEIDSSQGLPQQVQSSQIQSDQMLSDPATRSNLSSSNLTSSDYMIGAALALLIAIVSISATLVISRKRQVLKSGELNQQQQTLEAQLSSKDFTIKQQKRQLQTIYHELKKQKNSKSLNQLQVACALFGYTPSSIPDQKSIKVRYKQLSKIYHPDGHGCDEEMKRLNNALKTILQSVTKS, from the coding sequence TTGCTTATCCTATCCAACTTTCTGTCATCATCGCCTCTAAGAACTCTGCTTCTTACCTTCATCTTTGCCACGATACAGCTGTTCTCGACACATTTGGTTCATGCAGAAAGTAGCCCTCAGCAGCCACTAGATTCACAACCTCAAGACCCTGCCTCTCAATACCAATTGGCGCAAGCGTATGAATTGGGAACCGATGTGCCTAAAAATATCGACGACGCATTCTATTGGTACTCGCAATCTGCAGACAATGGCAATGCAGCTGCGCAATTTAAACTCGGCGAGTGGTACTTGGCAGGTACAAGTGTCGAGCAAGACAACAAACAAGCCTTAGAGTGGTTCATCAAAGCAGCACTGCAAGGCAACAAGCAAGCGCCTCTAGAAGTCGCCAAGATCTACGAATCCTCGCTTGATAAGGAGCTCCTTCAACCACTAGACGAGGCGCAACTATGGTATGAAGCCGCTTTAAAAGACAACCCGCATGGAGAAGATGGCTACAACCGTATTCTAGAAGCACAATTCAACCAGCAACGTGCCAAGCAGATCTCTTCAATAGAACAGCTCGATGACAGCATCGACTCTGAAATAGACAGCAGTCAGGGGTTACCTCAGCAAGTGCAATCTAGCCAAATTCAATCTGACCAAATGCTATCTGACCCAGCGACACGCTCTAACCTCTCCAGTTCTAACCTAACCAGCTCTGACTATATGATTGGTGCTGCGTTGGCCTTACTGATTGCGATCGTGAGTATCAGCGCGACTCTGGTGATCTCGCGAAAGAGACAGGTGCTCAAGTCTGGCGAATTGAATCAGCAACAACAGACGCTTGAAGCGCAGCTTAGCTCGAAGGATTTCACCATTAAGCAGCAAAAGCGTCAGCTTCAAACCATTTATCACGAATTGAAGAAGCAGAAAAACAGCAAAAGCCTAAATCAATTACAAGTGGCTTGTGCTCTTTTTGGGTACACACCGAGTTCAATCCCTGACCAAAAAAGCATCAAAGTTCGATACAAACAACTCTCGAAAATTTATCATCCTGATGGTCATGGATGTGACGAAGAAATGAAACGTTTGAACAATGCGCTAAAAACCATTTTACAAAGTGTTACAAAATCGTAA
- a CDS encoding DUF2786 domain-containing protein, with the protein MDKKKALKKIAKCLELGNSANVNEAANAIKMAHNLMLKYGLEKDDIEFIKMGKTQSTHLLPANISSTLLRVIRGINTKFGVEAVLLNHKGLKRVEFIGEADRAIFAAFAFDIIYRELNEHTGQFRNSFAGSGTGSLEVTRRVNSFVSGWVEGALEKLPTITPDDESNNKINNYIDKEFKNIDRETFKQQLREAMKNLTADYEVGLKKGRKLSVNRPVAGAQAAKKITKS; encoded by the coding sequence ATGGATAAGAAAAAAGCCCTAAAGAAAATTGCCAAGTGTCTTGAGCTTGGAAATTCTGCGAACGTCAATGAAGCTGCCAATGCGATAAAAATGGCGCATAACTTGATGCTGAAATATGGTCTCGAAAAAGACGATATTGAATTTATCAAGATGGGGAAAACTCAATCCACTCACCTGTTACCTGCAAATATCAGTTCTACACTGCTGCGTGTTATTCGCGGTATCAACACCAAGTTTGGCGTAGAAGCCGTATTGCTAAACCACAAAGGCCTCAAGCGTGTTGAGTTCATTGGTGAAGCCGATCGCGCAATCTTCGCTGCCTTCGCTTTCGATATCATTTATCGTGAACTGAATGAGCACACTGGCCAATTCAGAAATAGCTTTGCTGGTTCAGGTACAGGTTCTTTAGAAGTGACACGTCGTGTGAACTCGTTTGTTTCAGGCTGGGTTGAAGGTGCGCTTGAGAAGCTGCCGACTATTACTCCAGATGACGAGTCGAACAACAAGATCAATAACTACATTGATAAAGAATTCAAAAATATCGACCGCGAAACCTTCAAACAACAACTCAGAGAAGCGATGAAAAATCTTACCGCCGATTATGAAGTTGGCCTGAAGAAAGGTCGTAAATTGTCTGTTAATCGACCAGTTGCCGGCGCCCAGGCAGCTAAAAAGATAACTAAATCATAG
- a CDS encoding transporter has product MDKQKETRVEFDYTTFLGASCSKKWTFLEALTTIAPVFSTVWRDSIKELGTPEDRLWQMALKSMSTRKSDESNIVTLLKLAKLEGINELKVVMPYSLEEEQIEYIESRSHLVIAGNTGEEFTIKL; this is encoded by the coding sequence ATGGATAAACAGAAAGAGACGCGTGTAGAGTTTGATTACACAACATTTCTTGGCGCCTCATGCAGTAAAAAATGGACTTTTCTGGAAGCACTCACCACAATTGCGCCAGTGTTCAGTACCGTTTGGCGAGATAGCATTAAAGAGTTGGGCACCCCAGAGGATCGCTTATGGCAGATGGCATTGAAATCAATGTCGACACGTAAAAGCGATGAATCAAACATTGTTACTTTGCTTAAGCTTGCGAAGCTTGAAGGTATCAATGAACTCAAGGTGGTTATGCCATATTCTCTTGAAGAAGAGCAGATCGAGTACATCGAATCTCGCAGTCATTTAGTGATTGCAGGTAATACTGGAGAAGAGTTTACTATCAAGCTGTAA
- a CDS encoding helicase-related protein, which translates to MSQLPIDSYQNVFHEQIAHSHLVVEAETGSGKSTRLPIWASQHGRVLVVEPRRIACTSLAKYLAQQSGEQLGSKVGYAIKLESEYNEQTDVVFVTPGIALRWLSEDGLAGFDVIVVDEFHERRWDIDLLVAILKKKANHRLVITSATIEGERLADYLDANRISCEGRTYQVEIEHRANESRALPDSRHLEQRIAEEVNHQLIASHGDILVFLPGKKEIVQCEQALAKNPDIQVVKLHASVSDKERDLALSGLNTGNSYDGNSDDGSGLRKVILATNVAETSLTIPDIGVVIDSGLERRTVQRNGRTTLMLKSISRASAKQRAGRAGRVMDGVCVRLYGEHAALELVTPPELQREELTEPMLAAACCGAALESLSFLDPIPEKSLNSATQTLLMMEAINADHQITEHGKKLYPLPIDALYADIVTRIKTKALKEAMVDLTAALSVPARLYQLPSNAEHLQALAQQEKEGCDLSLLIQIVRGRDYPHLEIDQQALNEAQGLAKQMREVFELPQLEVASRYQRTALLETIIQLHPELVFVRRLKRKEAFANGMLEVVLGRQNRFPDNAQAMLVLDTHSLPGRGVKQTLTLATTTAPVPLELVVEAELGEWQQGDTVVNDEGVFTEMALVYAGRSITTKLVAAEGQLSLKPIVDLVVSGAQLPGFAKARTQEIKHWQLYVKLGLDEQTQFTPEIEQLSFELWFIEQLEVLGVTDVGELEMFEHDDITFDGIPTWLYNEFSEKYPFSLCLADLQLEVEYLTGRKLIYVHYQSGSRKLSLKRWELPTWSGWRIQYKKASRIIDIK; encoded by the coding sequence ATGTCTCAACTTCCCATCGATTCTTATCAAAATGTTTTCCATGAACAGATCGCCCATTCTCATCTTGTTGTCGAAGCAGAAACCGGATCGGGCAAATCAACGCGCTTGCCAATTTGGGCATCACAACATGGACGCGTTTTGGTGGTGGAGCCGAGACGTATCGCGTGTACGTCACTTGCGAAATATCTAGCGCAACAATCAGGTGAACAGCTGGGTTCAAAGGTTGGTTATGCGATCAAGCTAGAGTCGGAATACAACGAGCAAACGGACGTTGTGTTTGTGACGCCCGGTATCGCGCTGCGTTGGCTATCTGAAGATGGGCTCGCTGGCTTTGATGTGATTGTGGTAGATGAATTCCATGAGAGACGCTGGGATATCGACTTGCTGGTGGCGATCCTAAAGAAAAAAGCGAATCATCGTTTAGTCATCACATCGGCAACCATTGAGGGTGAGCGTCTTGCTGATTATTTGGATGCGAATCGAATCAGTTGTGAAGGGCGAACTTATCAGGTTGAAATTGAACACAGGGCGAATGAATCCAGAGCTCTGCCGGATAGTCGACATCTAGAGCAGCGCATCGCTGAAGAAGTGAATCATCAACTGATTGCCTCACATGGCGATATCTTGGTTTTCCTACCGGGTAAGAAAGAGATTGTGCAATGTGAGCAAGCCTTGGCAAAGAATCCAGATATCCAAGTCGTTAAATTGCATGCCTCGGTGAGTGATAAAGAGCGAGATCTTGCGTTGTCTGGTCTCAATACTGGCAATAGCTATGATGGCAATAGCGACGATGGCAGCGGATTACGAAAAGTCATCCTTGCGACCAACGTGGCAGAAACCTCATTAACCATTCCTGATATTGGTGTGGTGATCGACTCAGGACTGGAAAGACGCACCGTTCAGCGTAACGGCAGAACCACGCTGATGCTTAAATCCATATCACGGGCTAGCGCCAAACAACGCGCAGGTCGTGCGGGTAGGGTAATGGATGGCGTCTGCGTTCGTTTGTATGGTGAGCATGCGGCGTTGGAATTAGTTACACCGCCTGAGCTACAGCGTGAAGAACTGACCGAACCTATGTTGGCGGCGGCATGTTGTGGTGCGGCTCTAGAGAGTTTGTCTTTCCTCGATCCTATTCCTGAAAAGTCGCTAAACAGCGCAACTCAAACCTTGCTGATGATGGAAGCGATTAACGCCGACCATCAAATTACCGAGCACGGCAAAAAGCTGTATCCGCTGCCGATTGATGCCTTGTATGCCGATATTGTAACTCGCATTAAAACCAAAGCACTCAAAGAAGCGATGGTCGATCTCACGGCTGCGTTGTCTGTGCCTGCTCGCCTGTATCAGTTACCTAGCAATGCAGAACATCTGCAAGCGCTCGCACAACAAGAGAAAGAAGGGTGTGATTTATCCCTGTTAATTCAGATTGTCCGCGGTCGTGATTATCCACACCTTGAAATCGACCAGCAGGCATTGAATGAAGCCCAAGGTTTGGCGAAGCAAATGCGTGAGGTGTTTGAACTTCCGCAGTTAGAGGTTGCCTCTCGCTATCAACGTACCGCGCTACTTGAAACCATTATTCAACTGCACCCCGAATTGGTGTTTGTTCGTCGATTGAAACGAAAAGAAGCGTTTGCCAACGGGATGTTAGAAGTCGTACTCGGTCGCCAGAATCGTTTCCCAGATAATGCGCAAGCGATGTTGGTGTTGGACACTCACAGCTTACCGGGGCGAGGTGTGAAGCAAACACTTACCTTAGCAACGACCACTGCGCCTGTTCCTTTAGAACTCGTTGTTGAAGCAGAATTAGGTGAATGGCAGCAAGGTGACACCGTGGTTAATGATGAGGGCGTGTTCACCGAAATGGCATTGGTTTACGCTGGCCGCTCGATTACGACTAAGCTGGTGGCCGCAGAAGGTCAGTTGTCTTTAAAGCCTATCGTTGATCTCGTGGTAAGTGGTGCTCAACTTCCTGGCTTTGCAAAGGCTCGCACTCAAGAGATTAAGCATTGGCAGCTTTACGTGAAACTTGGGCTGGATGAGCAGACTCAATTTACACCAGAGATCGAACAATTGAGCTTTGAACTATGGTTTATAGAGCAACTGGAAGTATTAGGCGTGACGGATGTTGGCGAGCTGGAAATGTTCGAACATGACGATATTACCTTTGATGGTATACCTACTTGGCTGTATAACGAGTTCTCGGAAAAATACCCGTTTTCATTGTGCCTTGCCGACTTGCAACTTGAGGTGGAATACCTGACTGGAAGGAAGTTGATTTACGTTCATTATCAATCGGGCAGTCGGAAGTTATCACTAAAACGCTGGGAGCTACCCACATGGTCTGGGTGGCGTATTCAGTATAAAAAAGCGAGCCGAATAATTGATATAAAATAG
- a CDS encoding SLC13 family permease, giving the protein MTALVTTLKHWLFTRNSMILIGNFMLFALLINTLPFETQVNTGLSILVFVAVLWLTEAIHVSITALLVPLLAVLFGVFNTSAALANFSNPIIFLFMGGFALAAALNKQELDKAIADKVLLIAKGRMSVAVFMLFGVSAGLSMWISNTATTAMMLPLVLGIMNKVDQSEDRNTYVFVLLGIAYCASIGGIATLVGSPPNAIAAAEVGLSFTEWMALGLPISLILMPIAMFILYVMTKPKLDHKFELDHAPVEWTNSKKITLSIFLLTVTLWIFGKPINAMIGGFSKFDSLVAIGAIVLLGASRAVEWKDVEKTTDWGVLILFGGGICLSNILKATGTSVFLAHSLSGFLETAGVLLTILAVVAFVVFLTEFASNTASAALLVPVFATIAEALGMSPVILSALIAVAASCAFMLPVATPPNAIVFASGHIKQKEMMRIGMVLNLVCILVLTLFAWIFW; this is encoded by the coding sequence ATGACGGCACTTGTTACTACACTGAAACACTGGTTGTTCACCCGCAACAGCATGATATTAATTGGTAATTTCATGTTATTTGCTCTGTTAATCAATACCCTCCCTTTCGAAACACAAGTCAATACTGGTCTGAGTATTCTCGTGTTTGTCGCCGTTTTATGGTTAACCGAAGCAATTCACGTCAGCATTACTGCTCTGCTCGTTCCACTCTTGGCCGTGCTGTTTGGTGTGTTCAACACATCGGCTGCATTGGCGAACTTCTCGAACCCAATCATCTTCCTATTCATGGGTGGTTTTGCCCTTGCTGCTGCGCTCAACAAGCAAGAGCTCGATAAGGCGATTGCCGACAAAGTACTGCTGATTGCAAAAGGCAGAATGTCGGTGGCAGTGTTCATGCTATTCGGTGTGAGTGCAGGTTTGTCGATGTGGATTTCGAACACAGCAACCACTGCAATGATGCTTCCCCTTGTTCTTGGCATCATGAACAAAGTTGACCAAAGTGAAGACCGCAACACGTACGTGTTCGTGCTGCTGGGTATCGCTTACTGTGCATCGATTGGTGGTATCGCGACTTTAGTGGGTAGCCCACCGAACGCAATCGCCGCTGCAGAAGTGGGTTTGAGCTTTACTGAGTGGATGGCGCTAGGTCTTCCAATCTCACTTATCTTGATGCCTATCGCGATGTTCATCCTTTACGTGATGACAAAGCCTAAGCTTGACCACAAATTCGAGCTAGACCACGCACCGGTAGAGTGGACGAACAGCAAAAAAATCACGCTCTCTATCTTCTTGCTAACGGTTACGCTTTGGATATTTGGTAAGCCAATTAATGCAATGATCGGCGGTTTCTCTAAGTTTGACAGCTTGGTAGCGATTGGTGCGATTGTACTATTAGGCGCTTCTAGAGCGGTTGAATGGAAAGATGTTGAGAAGACAACAGACTGGGGTGTATTAATCCTGTTCGGTGGCGGTATCTGTCTAAGTAACATTCTTAAAGCAACAGGCACCAGCGTATTCCTAGCACACTCACTAAGTGGCTTCTTGGAAACAGCAGGCGTTCTGCTAACGATTCTAGCGGTAGTTGCATTCGTAGTGTTCCTAACTGAATTCGCAAGTAACACAGCCAGTGCAGCGCTTCTGGTGCCAGTATTCGCAACCATCGCTGAAGCACTTGGTATGTCGCCAGTTATCTTGTCTGCACTGATCGCTGTTGCTGCGTCTTGTGCCTTCATGCTTCCTGTAGCAACACCACCAAATGCTATTGTGTTTGCCTCTGGTCATATCAAGCAGAAAGAGATGATGCGAATCGGTATGGTACTAAACCTAGTTTGTATCCTAGTACTGACACTGTTCGCTTGGATTTTCTGGTAA